The sequence CTGACTTCTTAGGGTGAAGATGAACTTATTCAGCCCTGTGTAGGCGCTTCAGACCCAGCACGGGAGTGTTGCGTGCTTTTGAGTGGAATCAACTTGGCCCAAACCCAGGGGCCCTCCAGCGCCAAGCTCTTACCACTAGGTCAGTGACGGTGTAGGCGTTGGGTGGCGCTGTCTCGCCCACCCGATGATGGGACACTGGCCCCACCCGGAGGACCCCCTCCTCCTTGAACACCCAGCGGGAGAGGGCCACAGCCAGCTCGTAGTTGCCGGTCTGGGAGTACCTGCAGAAGGGGGAACGGGGAGGCTGCAGCCGGGGACCAACTTCCCTCCAGCGGTGCCTGGTAAACCAGTCACCACGCACCGGATAGACCACACCCAGCCAGGCTCTGCCTAGAGGCCACACATGTCTAGGGGTCCTGCTTGAGGGGAACACAGGAAAGGACGACAGGCGTGATACGCTGCTCTGGGTGTCACCCACACAATAAACACACAGCTACCGGAACATCAgtgacaggagtttgagcaaactccaggaggtggtgacggaccgggaagcctggtgcgctgcagtccacggagctgCAGAGTCGATCCGActagtgactgaaccaccaccactacaTCTCCAGATGAGCCATCACTACTGTGAACAGTCTAGGTTGCCAACAGCAGCAATATAGTGACAAAGTCTTCAAAAAAGCATCTGAAGATACTCAGCCTCCAACACTTTTAGCTAAAaggctccttcctcccccttggcaCAGACCCACCCTCGGCGCCCCCAATCTCCCGCATCTACCTCTGGGAGCCAGGTGTGGCCTTCTGCACCGCCGAATTGAAGAAGGCGTCGCTGAAGAAGTCAAGGGAGCCGCTGAAGATGACCCGGGCGTTGTTCCGGGCCTGCAGCCCCGCAATGAGAAGGGTGTTCTTCCCCACGGCGTGCGGGTACTGGAGCAACAAGAGGTCGTCGGCCGGGAGGGCTGAGACCCACCCTGTTGCTGCCCTCACCCCCGCCCACCCATTTCTCATCCCACTGCCAAGGCTTTCCTGCTTGCTGCCCACTTTCAGATAAAAACTGCTGCTGCCCCAGGCCCAGGAGCCGGAGGCCTCAAGGCTGCAGAGGCCCTCACCTGGGTGATGGGTTTATCCGGGAAGAAGGAGTAAGAGGTGGAAGAACCTGTCAGGATGTCCAGCACCAAAGGATTGTCAGGGTCGGCCaccatcctggagaaggaaaggagaatcGCCCAACTCTGACCCCAAAGGACCAGGGTCCCCCAGGAGCCACTTCTTCACAGGAGTTCATCACACTTCCTAAAAGCCAAACCCCGAGCCCTCCTCTTGCTGTGACGATGGAGTCTGACTCAGTGTCACATTTAATCTCACCCACGTGCTCCAAGGGAAGGAAAGCCTCCAGACAAAAGTGACTcctcctttccccaggcttctGCTGGCCCCTCCTGCTCACTCACCCCACACCCCGAAAGAGGATGGGATTCAGAGATGATTTCCCAACGATGGTGGGGGCCTTCAGCAAGTTCTCCGTGTCGGCCACGATGAGCGTGTGCTGCCCGAGCAGAGGAATATCAAATCAGGAGACGGTTCCTCAGGCGGGAGGGCGCCTCCCAACCCCCTCCTGGTTTCGAGGCTGAGCTGGTTACCTGGCCAAGGTCTGAGACGTCATAGTTGTGATGGTCGATAACAGCTGTTTTCTCCTCGTCGAACTCAATCCCACACTCACTGCCCAGCTCTCGGAGAGGGTCGCCTGCAAAGACCCGACAGATGCCTGACTGAGCCCTGAAGCCGGGACCCTGGGGCGGGCAGTGTCCCTCCTGCCGGCATCCTCACGACTCACTCTACCAGTCACCCCCGGGCCCCGCAGCCTCACCAAGCCGGGCGCAGCCCCACGACCCCTGAGCAACAGCATGGTGTTCTGCCTGCGGGAGTCAGAATCTGAActaataaaccaccaccacctgacCCCTCGCCTCAAGTACACAGTGATCTTGGTTCTGCACAAAAACTTGCTTTGAAGCAAAGTAAATACCTTGGGCAAACTTCATCTGGATGAGCCGGGCTAACAAGGTTTCTCTCCTCTTCATCATCATATGACCAAGAGCCCCACccaacacagttttaaaaatctaCCCACACTGGAGGAAAGGAAACAAGAGTTGCCGGCGGTGCTCACTGGCGCAGCTGGTGGTTAAGTACGTGGGGCTCAGGGTCCTACTCCCCTCTCCCTGCTTCTAAGTACGTTTGAAAATGTCCAAAGTAGGAAACAAAAATCTGTTAAATCTTCCCTCTTGCCTTCTCTTTGTAAGAGCcgccaaaaaaacaagagaaacaaaaggaaaaagcaaaacgaaggaaaagagaaacagggGTCCCAGCTCTTAAAACAGGACCTGCTTCTCACCTCCCTGGCTGTGGTCACGGGAGTACAGAAGCGACTGAAGGGCGCTGCAGTCCCCTCCGTCCCTGGCGGGGCTCCCCCACCGCCCCACCACGAATGCCCCCTTGGCAGCTTCCAAGTGTAAAGCTCTCAGCTCCCGGGAGAAATGGTGGGAAACACCACAACCTCCCGGGTCAGACTTACCGATGTCTGAGCTGGCAGCTACCAGGACACTGCCTCCACCGTCGATAAAGGTACTGATGGTCTCCACGTTGATATTTCCTCCAAAATCTGAAAGAAGCACCAGACTCAGGACCCAGAAGGTTCCTCTCACTACCTCTCTGACATCTGGCTGGGGAGGATGACCCGCAgactatgctaagttgcttcagtcgagtctgactctttgtgaccccaggactgtagcccgccaggctcccctgtccatgggattctccaggcaggaatactggagtgggttgccatgtcctcctccaggggatcttcccgacccagggatcgaacactggcaagcaggttcttaaccagctgagccaccagacacCAGGCATGACCAATTAGAGAATAGCACCCTCTGGAGGCCCAAAGTAAGAGGGACCTCTACCATACATGTCCCGACATAGGACGATGTTTCCAGTTCCTCAGTGTCAAGATCCAAGAATAATGGCTCAAATTCATAAACCTTTAGAAGTACAAATGAAACACTGAAACACCTGCCAATTACAGCTGTCAAGTCAGTCATACACATTTCAAGTCACACATGAACTATCCATCCAGAAATGTCACGTTTTTTTACTCCCATTTCATGAAACAACTTGCAGCTTATCACCTGCACCTTTCACATCAGTACCTTCATCTTCACTCTAGCCACTCCTGAGGCCCCTGGCAGTTCTCTAGAGTCCATCAACCTCACCTTCAGTGAGCCCGTCTGAGAAGGAGCACTCCTGAATCTCAGAATGATGCTGTCCCGTGACACGGGCAATCCTCTGCCCAACCTGAGAAGATTTTTCCCGTTAATCCTACAGATTTAGGTCTAGCAGTCATAACAGGACCACTTCATATACTGTTTTAAAGTGAGCACCAAAAAGGCACGTGAACTTTCAGCACCTGTAACTGTAAGATCATACCCTTTTCTGGTCAGTGGGTCAGGAGAGGCCGTAGCATCCAGAACCGGCACTGAGTGGGGCTGCTGCAGCTcaagtgctaagttgctcagtctcttgtgtgaccccgtggactgcagcccgccaggctcctctgtcctccactacctcccagatcaaatccatgtcccctgagttggtgatactgtctaaccatctcatcctctgtcgtccccttcttcaatatttcccagcatcagggtcttttacaacgaatcacctcttcgcatcacgtagccaaaggattggagtttcagcttcatcagtccttcaaatgaacactcaggactgatttcctttagaatggactggttggatctccttgcagtccaagggactctctcaagagtcttctccaacaccacagttcaaaagcatcaattcttcagtcctcagcattctttatggtccaactctcacatctgtatgaaTGAAACTTAGATACCTGGGCTTAACTCCAGGATCATGCCTTGAAAACCCagtgaacagcatgaaaaggcaaaaagatatgacactgaaagatgaactgcccaggtcagtaggtggccaatatgccactggagaagagtggaaaaatagctccagaaggaataaagaggctgagccaaagtggaaacaatacccagttgtggatgggtcTGGTGGTGAAAGGAAAGTGtggtgctgtaaagaacaatactgcatgggaactggaatgttaggtccctgaatcaaggtaaattggaagtgatcaaacaggggATGACAagaatgaacatcgacattttaggaatcagtgagctaaaatggacaggaatgggcgaatttaactcagatgaccattatatctactaccgtgggcaagaatcccttagaagaagtggagtagccctcacagtcaacaagagtctgaaatgcagcactagGGTACAaactcaaaaatgatagaatgatctctattagcttccaaggcaaaccattcaatatcatggtaatttaagtctataccccaaccaccaatgccaaagaagctgaacaattctatgaagacctacaagaccttctagaactaaaaccaaaaaaagataatttcattatagaggactgaatgcaaaagtaggaagtcaagagatacttggagtaacaggcaagtttggccgtGGAGTACAatatgaagcagggaaaaggctaacagagttttcccaaaAGAATGCAgtagtcatagcaaataccctcttccaatagcacaagagacaactctacatatggacatcaccagatggtcaataccgaaatcagactaatttatattttttgcagccgaagttggaaaagctctacacagtgagcaaaaacaagaccgggagctgactctgactcagatcatgaactatttattgcaaaattcagacctaaattaaagaaagtagggaaaaccactacaccattcagatatgacctaaagaAAATCCCTTACacttacacagtggaagtgacaaacagattcaagggattagctctaatagatagagtgcctgaagaactatggatggaggttcataacactgtacagaaggcgatgataaaaccatccccaagaaaaagaaatgcaaaaaggcaaaatggttgtctaaggaggccttacaagtagctgagaaagaaGATAAGTAAAAgtccaaggagaaaaggaaagataaacccatttgaatgcagagctccaaagaacagcaaggagagataagaaagccttcctcagtgatcaatgcaaagaaatagaggaaacaatagaatggagactatagatctcttcaagaaaataagaaacaacaagggaacttttcatgcaaagatgggcacaataaaggccaaaaacggtatggacctaacagaaacagaagatattaaaaagaggtggcaagaatacacggaaaaactatacaaaaaagatcttcatgactcatatAACCACGAATGTGGTTAtacaaaactatacaaaaaagttcttcatcactcagataaccactcacctagagccagacatcctggaatgtgaagtcaactgggccttaggaatcatcgctatgaacaaagctagtggaggtgatagaattccagttgagctatttcaaatcctaaaagacgatgctgttaaagtgccacactcaatatgccagcaaatttggaaaactcagcagtggccacaggactggagaaggtcagttttcattccaatcccaaagaaaggcaatgccaaagaatgctcaaactactgcacaattgcactcatttcacacgctagtaaagtaatgctcaaaattccccaagctagacttcaacagtacacaaACTGAGaccttccaaatgttcaagctggattaagaaaaggcagaggaacca is a genomic window of Muntiacus reevesi chromosome 3, mMunRee1.1, whole genome shotgun sequence containing:
- the DDOST gene encoding dolichyl-diphosphooligosaccharide--protein glycosyltransferase 48 kDa subunit; amino-acid sequence: MAPRAARVWSRWWLLLLPLLGLAGASGPRTLVLLDNLNLRETHSLFFRSLKDRGFVLTFKTADDPSLSLIKYGEFLYDNLIIFSPSVEDFGGNINVETISTFIDGGGSVLVAASSDIGDPLRELGSECGIEFDEEKTAVIDHHNYDVSDLGQHTLIVADTENLLKAPTIVGKSSLNPILFRGVGMVADPDNPLVLDILTGSSTSYSFFPDKPITQYPHAVGKNTLLIAGLQARNNARVIFSGSLDFFSDAFFNSAVQKATPGSQRYSQTGNYELAVALSRWVFKEEGVLRVGPVSHHRVGETAPPNAYTVTDLVEYSIVIEQLSDGKWVPFDGDDIQLEFVRIDPFVRTFLKRKGGKYSVQFKLPDVYGVFQFKVDYNRLGYTHLYSSTQVSVRPLQHTQYERFIPSAYPYYASAFSMMLGLFIFSVVFLHMKEKEKSD